From Salinibacterium sp. ZJ450, one genomic window encodes:
- a CDS encoding NAD(P)(+) transhydrogenase (Re/Si-specific) subunit beta, translating into MSILSPEWTAFLYLIAAVCFILALKGLSSPHSARRGNAIGAAGALLAVITVFLASRLENIPFILAAIAVGSAIAVPIARRVQMTQMPQLVALFNGVGGGAAALVAVLELGHSDDGWTRLAVVFTMLVGAVSFSGSAVTVAKLQELISTRPLTFPGMPVVMTLALIASVAASGMVVATGSWEWAVAVLLLGLATGLLLVLPVGGADVPIVISLLNAFTGLAVAASGIVLGNVLLLVAGTLVGASGTILTQAMAQAMGRSVAGILFGAFRGGSTAGSTTVSDRPVRSSTAEDVAIELGYAQRVVIVPGYGLAVAQGQHTIAELAETLQERGVQVVFGIHPVAGRMPGHMNVLLAEANVPYESLRELGEVNPEFKHTDVVLVVGANDVVNPAAKTAPGSPIYGMPILEVSQANQVVFLKRSMRPGFAGIENELLYDPKTTLLFGDAKDSLTKVLGAIKALV; encoded by the coding sequence GTGAGCATTCTGTCACCGGAATGGACCGCATTCCTCTATCTCATTGCGGCGGTGTGCTTCATCCTCGCGCTGAAGGGGCTGAGCTCTCCGCACTCCGCCAGGCGCGGTAACGCGATCGGCGCGGCCGGAGCCCTGCTCGCCGTGATCACTGTGTTCCTGGCCTCACGGCTGGAGAACATCCCGTTCATCCTCGCGGCGATCGCGGTCGGGTCGGCGATCGCCGTGCCGATCGCCCGGCGCGTGCAGATGACGCAGATGCCGCAACTGGTGGCGCTGTTCAACGGCGTCGGCGGTGGCGCCGCGGCTCTGGTGGCGGTGCTCGAGCTCGGGCACAGCGACGATGGCTGGACGCGACTCGCGGTGGTGTTCACCATGCTGGTCGGCGCGGTCTCGTTCTCCGGCTCCGCGGTCACCGTGGCCAAGCTGCAGGAACTGATCAGCACCCGCCCGCTCACCTTCCCCGGGATGCCCGTGGTGATGACCCTGGCGCTGATCGCCTCGGTCGCCGCATCCGGCATGGTCGTCGCGACCGGCTCGTGGGAGTGGGCGGTCGCCGTGCTGCTGCTGGGGCTGGCCACCGGGCTGCTGCTGGTGCTGCCGGTCGGCGGCGCCGACGTGCCCATCGTGATCTCGCTGCTGAACGCCTTCACCGGGCTCGCGGTGGCGGCATCCGGAATCGTGCTCGGCAACGTGCTGCTGCTGGTGGCCGGCACCCTGGTCGGCGCCAGCGGAACGATCCTCACCCAGGCGATGGCCCAGGCGATGGGCCGGAGCGTTGCCGGCATCCTGTTCGGCGCGTTCCGCGGCGGCTCCACCGCCGGCTCCACCACGGTCAGCGACCGCCCGGTGCGGTCGTCGACGGCCGAGGATGTCGCGATCGAGCTGGGTTACGCGCAGCGGGTGGTGATCGTGCCCGGCTACGGCCTCGCCGTGGCGCAGGGTCAGCACACCATCGCGGAACTCGCCGAGACCCTGCAGGAACGTGGCGTGCAGGTGGTGTTCGGCATCCACCCGGTGGCCGGGCGCATGCCGGGTCACATGAACGTGCTGCTCGCCGAGGCGAACGTGCCGTACGAGTCGCTGCGCGAGCTCGGTGAGGTGAACCCGGAGTTCAAGCACACCGACGTGGTGCTGGTGGTCGGCGCCAACGACGTGGTGAACCCGGCGGCGAAGACCGCGCCCGGCTCCCCCATCTACGGCATGCCGATCCTCGAGGTGTCGCAGGCGAATCAGGTGGTGTTCCTCAAGCGGTCGATGCGGCCGGGCTTCGCGGGCATCGAGAACGAGTTGCTCTACGACCCGAAGACGACGCTGCTGTTCGGCGACGCCAAGGACTCGCTGACCAAGGTGCTCGGGGCGATCAAGGCGCTCGTCTAA
- a CDS encoding NAD(P) transhydrogenase subunit alpha: MDAVTLLTVVVLAVFVGFEVVSKVTSKLHTPLMSGANAIHGIILVGAIIVAGQATDAWLLTIALVAVVLATANLVGGFVVTDRMLEMFRQRKPAPKDAAAQAVAKEEAK; encoded by the coding sequence ATGGATGCCGTGACCCTGCTCACCGTGGTGGTGCTCGCCGTGTTCGTCGGCTTCGAGGTGGTCTCGAAGGTGACGAGCAAGCTGCACACACCGCTGATGTCTGGCGCGAACGCGATCCACGGCATCATCCTGGTCGGCGCCATCATCGTCGCCGGTCAGGCGACGGATGCCTGGCTGCTGACGATCGCGCTGGTCGCCGTGGTGCTGGCGACCGCGAACCTGGTCGGCGGCTTCGTTGTCACCGACCGGATGCTTGAGATGTTCCGGCAGCGGAAGCCCGCGCCGAAGGATGCTGCAGCCCAGGCTGTGGCGAAGGAGGAGGCGAAGTGA
- a CDS encoding Re/Si-specific NAD(P)(+) transhydrogenase subunit alpha has protein sequence MHVGIVRERRPGERRVSATPETVKQLQSLGLDVIVEAGAGSEAGYADAAYGEAGARITPTLALAELDVLCHVAPLTPETASQLKRGAVTVGLASPASERDTVRALADAEVTAFALELVPRISRAQSMDALSSQALVAGYRAVLEAATRFPRFFPLYMTAAGTIPPAKVLVLGAGVAGLQAIGTAKRLGARVSANDIRPSSADEVTSMGGTFINLDVETAQDTSGYAKSLSDDRAERQRQLLAPHVAAADILITTAAIPGRPAPLLVTADMVAGMRAGSVIVDLAAETGGNVEGVIAGRDVAVPTAAGDGHVTLVGLKDAASAIPFDASRLFAKNVANLLALMTEQGVVAPDFDDEVIAGACLTHDGAVRHAPTAELLQGAK, from the coding sequence GTGCACGTTGGAATAGTACGAGAGAGACGCCCCGGCGAACGGCGCGTCTCAGCAACACCAGAAACGGTCAAGCAACTGCAATCGCTTGGGCTCGACGTGATCGTCGAAGCCGGAGCGGGCAGTGAGGCAGGATACGCGGATGCCGCGTACGGTGAGGCGGGAGCGCGGATCACACCGACGCTCGCCCTCGCCGAGCTAGACGTGCTCTGCCACGTGGCGCCGCTCACCCCCGAGACCGCGTCGCAGCTGAAGCGCGGCGCGGTGACGGTCGGACTCGCCTCCCCCGCGTCCGAGCGCGACACCGTGCGCGCCCTCGCCGACGCGGAGGTGACCGCGTTCGCCCTGGAGCTGGTGCCGCGCATCTCGCGGGCGCAGTCGATGGACGCGCTCAGCTCGCAGGCGCTGGTCGCCGGCTACCGCGCCGTACTTGAGGCGGCAACCCGGTTCCCCCGGTTCTTCCCGCTCTACATGACCGCCGCCGGCACCATCCCGCCGGCCAAGGTGCTCGTGCTCGGCGCGGGAGTTGCCGGGCTGCAGGCGATCGGCACCGCGAAGCGCCTCGGCGCACGGGTGTCGGCGAACGACATCCGCCCCTCCTCGGCCGATGAGGTCACCTCGATGGGCGGCACGTTCATCAACCTCGATGTGGAAACCGCGCAGGACACCAGCGGGTACGCGAAGAGTCTGAGCGATGACCGCGCGGAACGGCAGCGGCAACTGCTGGCGCCGCATGTGGCGGCCGCCGACATCCTGATCACCACGGCCGCGATCCCCGGCCGCCCTGCTCCGCTGCTGGTGACCGCCGACATGGTGGCCGGCATGCGCGCCGGATCCGTCATCGTCGACCTCGCCGCCGAGACCGGCGGCAACGTGGAGGGCGTGATCGCCGGCCGCGACGTCGCCGTGCCGACCGCCGCCGGTGACGGGCACGTCACCCTGGTCGGGCTGAAGGATGCGGCATCCGCAATTCCCTTCGACGCCTCGCGGCTGTTCGCGAAGAACGTGGCGAATCTGCTCGCGTTGATGACCGAGCAGGGCGTGGTCGCCCCCGACTTCGACGATGAGGTCATCGCCGGAGCGTGCCTCACCCACGACGGTGCCGTGCGTCACGCACCCACCGCCGAACTGCTGCAAGGAGCCAAGTAA
- a CDS encoding dodecin family protein encodes MGSVARVTTISARSETSFEDAIKVGVERASATLRHVQGAWVKEQEVEINEGQIVAWQVVLEVTFVLE; translated from the coding sequence ATGGGATCAGTCGCACGAGTCACCACCATCAGCGCCCGCTCGGAGACGAGCTTCGAAGACGCCATCAAGGTGGGTGTTGAGCGGGCTAGCGCGACACTGCGTCATGTCCAGGGCGCCTGGGTCAAGGAACAGGAAGTCGAGATCAATGAGGGCCAGATCGTGGCCTGGCAGGTGGTTCTCGAGGTCACCTTCGTTCTGGAGTAG
- a CDS encoding phosphate/phosphite/phosphonate ABC transporter substrate-binding protein, translated as MIRQRATIAVAASVAAVLMLASCAGDAATAEAEDTTGPLTFAMPPGTDDPDTLLQVDAVAAMIEEATGREVEVENPADYMAVVEAVRSGFVDVALMSQFSTALAVENGAVSPILVWESEKRPAAVCLVRADSEIQTIDDFAGHSIAFVDPGSTTGHFMPKSMLTQNGLIDGKDYESTFAGSHDSAILAMVNGSVDMACTASQLYPVFLEGGLFAEDQVRQLAETDPIPIGISLVVRTDLDDATRQQLIDGLPGKLMADEGTLDLFGGSREYIVNPDADVYAPLLQVAKDVGVSLEDMR; from the coding sequence ATGATTCGCCAGAGAGCCACGATCGCCGTAGCGGCATCGGTTGCCGCCGTGCTGATGCTCGCCAGCTGCGCCGGTGACGCAGCCACTGCAGAGGCCGAAGACACCACAGGGCCGCTCACGTTCGCGATGCCGCCGGGAACCGACGACCCCGACACTCTCCTTCAAGTCGACGCGGTAGCCGCGATGATCGAAGAGGCCACCGGCCGCGAGGTCGAGGTCGAAAACCCCGCGGATTACATGGCCGTTGTCGAGGCTGTACGCAGTGGTTTCGTGGATGTCGCGCTGATGAGTCAATTCTCAACAGCGCTCGCTGTCGAGAACGGAGCTGTCTCCCCAATCCTGGTGTGGGAGTCCGAGAAGCGACCCGCTGCGGTGTGTCTCGTCCGTGCGGACAGCGAGATTCAGACAATCGATGACTTCGCCGGGCACTCGATCGCCTTCGTCGATCCGGGATCGACAACCGGTCACTTCATGCCCAAGTCGATGCTCACGCAGAACGGCCTGATCGACGGCAAGGACTACGAATCGACGTTTGCTGGCAGTCACGACTCCGCAATCCTCGCCATGGTGAACGGGTCAGTCGACATGGCTTGCACCGCGAGCCAGCTGTACCCCGTTTTCCTTGAGGGTGGGCTGTTCGCCGAGGATCAGGTTCGGCAGCTCGCTGAAACGGACCCCATCCCGATCGGCATATCTCTGGTGGTGCGCACCGACCTGGATGATGCCACGCGGCAGCAGCTCATCGATGGACTGCCCGGCAAGTTGATGGCGGATGAGGGCACGCTTGACCTCTTCGGTGGCAGCCGTGAGTACATCGTGAACCCGGACGCTGACGTGTACGCGCCCCTGCTGCAGGTCGCGAAAGATGTTGGTGTGTCTCTCGAGGACATGCGATGA
- the phnC gene encoding phosphonate ABC transporter ATP-binding protein, which translates to MTHLINTSSAAGSLVLPAAAEAVVTARNVRVHYGNTLALDGLDLSVSPGEVVALLGHSGSGKSTLMRSLTQMAPATADELRVGGRDVLAQHGAELRALRSEVGYVFQHFNLVPNLSALTNVLTGGLYRSGTVNLFGGFSSTQRDEALRLLDRVGLEHKARQQARTLSGGQQQRVAIARALMQQPKLILADEPVASLDPRLAGSVLGLLREIAHEQNIPVIVSLHVVALAKRYADRIVGLHAGRTVFDGTPAELTPAVVSDIYGFEGEFGA; encoded by the coding sequence ATGACCCATCTGATCAACACCTCGTCGGCAGCGGGGAGCCTCGTGCTCCCGGCTGCCGCCGAGGCGGTGGTGACTGCGCGCAATGTGCGCGTCCACTACGGCAACACGCTTGCGCTCGACGGGCTCGACCTCAGCGTTTCACCGGGTGAGGTCGTCGCGTTGCTCGGTCATTCCGGTTCCGGAAAGTCGACGCTGATGCGCTCGCTCACCCAGATGGCGCCGGCGACAGCAGATGAACTGCGGGTCGGCGGTCGCGACGTGCTGGCCCAGCACGGCGCCGAGCTCCGGGCACTCAGGTCTGAAGTGGGCTACGTCTTCCAGCACTTCAACCTGGTGCCCAACCTGAGCGCGCTGACCAATGTGCTGACGGGTGGGCTGTACCGGTCGGGAACCGTGAACCTGTTCGGTGGGTTCAGCTCCACCCAGCGTGACGAGGCACTGCGCCTCCTTGACCGTGTGGGCTTGGAACACAAGGCACGTCAGCAGGCGCGCACGCTGAGTGGCGGCCAGCAGCAGCGTGTCGCCATCGCACGTGCCCTGATGCAGCAGCCGAAACTGATCCTCGCCGACGAGCCGGTGGCATCCCTCGACCCGCGTCTGGCAGGTTCTGTGCTCGGGCTGCTGCGCGAGATCGCTCATGAACAGAACATCCCCGTGATCGTGAGCTTGCATGTCGTGGCGCTCGCCAAGCGATATGCCGACCGAATTGTTGGTCTGCACGCCGGGCGCACGGTGTTCGACGGCACTCCCGCGGAGCTGACGCCTGCCGTTGTCTCTGACATCTACGGATTCGAAGGAGAATTTGGTGCCTGA
- the phnE gene encoding phosphonate ABC transporter, permease protein PhnE, with the protein MPETLIRPRDTSDNGPRFDERLSAADRARLSRSLQVPGTGGVIGLVVVVALVAWSVAGSGVNLERFLTGLPRMGEFLSRMWPPSFDKFGTIVELLIETLQMAVVGTLIGALLSLIVSFGAASNIAPRWLYGISRFVLNVLRSVPDLIFALMFVSAVGLGPFAGILALILGSIGSIGKIYAEAMESVPNGPLEALNASGASKRQVITYGVLPQASPLLVSYSLLLFEGNVRGATILGLVGAGGIGMELTTAMRMYDYGHLLAILISIIVLVTVIDRISAIIRKKVT; encoded by the coding sequence GTGCCTGAAACGTTGATTCGACCGCGGGACACCTCCGACAACGGGCCGCGGTTCGATGAGCGGCTGTCCGCCGCCGACCGGGCACGGTTATCGCGCAGTCTGCAAGTGCCCGGCACCGGCGGAGTCATCGGCCTTGTTGTCGTGGTTGCGCTGGTTGCGTGGAGCGTCGCGGGCTCCGGCGTGAACCTCGAACGCTTCCTCACCGGCCTCCCGCGCATGGGGGAGTTCCTCTCACGCATGTGGCCGCCGTCGTTCGACAAGTTCGGCACCATCGTCGAGCTGCTCATCGAAACCCTGCAGATGGCCGTCGTCGGCACACTGATCGGAGCGCTGCTCTCGCTCATCGTGAGCTTCGGCGCGGCCAGTAATATCGCACCCCGCTGGCTTTACGGCATCAGCCGGTTCGTGCTGAATGTGCTGCGCTCGGTTCCTGACCTGATCTTCGCCCTCATGTTCGTGTCCGCCGTCGGGCTCGGGCCGTTCGCCGGGATCCTCGCTCTCATCCTCGGTTCGATCGGTTCGATCGGCAAGATCTACGCCGAGGCAATGGAGTCGGTGCCGAACGGCCCACTGGAGGCGCTCAACGCATCCGGCGCGTCCAAACGCCAGGTGATCACCTATGGCGTGCTTCCGCAGGCGTCTCCATTGCTGGTCAGCTACTCGCTGCTGCTGTTCGAGGGCAACGTGCGGGGAGCCACCATCCTGGGACTCGTCGGAGCGGGCGGCATCGGCATGGAGCTCACCACCGCGATGCGCATGTACGACTACGGGCACCTGCTCGCCATCCTCATCAGCATCATCGTGCTCGTCACGGTGATCGACCGCATCAGCGCCATCATCAGAAAGAAGGTCACATGA
- a CDS encoding tyrosine-protein phosphatase encodes MSLESPHVASDLANLRDLGGLPTPDGAVRTGMLWRSDDVSRTTPEQAARLIGDGLSLVLDLRSREEVADSGRGHLAGHGADYLSLPLTENATDPDAMRLLLSELSSKELMGQWYAAMLVRTAGSVVRGLDAIATTTGATLFHCAAGKDRTGVFAASVLSVLEVPDHEIIADYALTHAALPAILERLRAGASLALIESGELSIESPLLSASAETMAAMLACVNEEHGGVLAVLQGAGLSDDTIAVLRSRLVGQRDA; translated from the coding sequence ATGAGCCTCGAGTCACCCCACGTCGCGTCCGACCTCGCCAACTTGCGAGACCTCGGGGGCCTACCCACTCCAGACGGTGCTGTGCGCACGGGAATGCTTTGGCGCAGCGACGACGTCTCGCGCACCACACCGGAGCAGGCGGCGCGGCTGATCGGGGACGGACTGAGCCTCGTCCTCGATCTCCGCTCGCGCGAGGAAGTCGCCGACAGCGGCCGCGGTCACCTTGCCGGGCATGGGGCGGACTACCTTTCGCTGCCCCTCACAGAGAACGCCACGGACCCCGACGCAATGCGGCTCCTCCTGTCAGAACTTTCGAGCAAGGAACTGATGGGGCAGTGGTACGCCGCCATGCTGGTTCGCACTGCCGGATCAGTGGTTCGGGGGCTCGACGCCATCGCGACAACGACCGGTGCGACACTCTTCCACTGCGCCGCAGGGAAGGATCGAACCGGCGTTTTCGCGGCGAGCGTGCTGTCGGTGCTGGAAGTGCCTGATCACGAAATCATTGCCGACTATGCCCTAACGCACGCCGCACTCCCGGCGATTCTGGAGCGTCTTCGAGCGGGGGCGTCGCTGGCGCTGATCGAATCGGGAGAGCTGAGCATAGAGAGTCCGCTCCTGTCGGCCTCCGCAGAGACGATGGCGGCCATGCTCGCGTGCGTCAATGAGGAGCATGGCGGCGTGCTCGCCGTGCTGCAGGGTGCCGGGCTGAGCGATGACACGATCGCGGTACTGCGAAGCCGCCTCGTGGGGCAGCGGGATGCTTGA
- a CDS encoding TetR/AcrR family transcriptional regulator, whose product MTRSRYCEAASWGSGMLDLETGRDDPVRRPGRPRAEDIDDRLIAATVELLIESEDGAPLTVAAIVARSGVSRAALYRRWMSREELIAAALDSVRSDVQMLDTGDLLADIITAYTIDLTSTPRGFDQLLRKRLVLALEDRELQLTYWRAHVSRRRVPVAAALRRGIDSGLLRTDLDIDAALDLIAGVYYYQMVVRGERTTDPETQRRVHDAIRMLWRGMLADREDGASPLGHSGLP is encoded by the coding sequence ATGACACGATCGCGGTACTGCGAAGCCGCCTCGTGGGGCAGCGGGATGCTTGACCTGGAGACCGGTCGCGATGATCCCGTGCGACGACCGGGGCGTCCGCGCGCTGAGGACATCGATGACCGGCTCATCGCGGCCACCGTGGAACTGCTGATCGAGAGCGAAGATGGCGCACCGTTGACCGTCGCCGCGATCGTGGCCCGGAGCGGCGTGAGTCGTGCGGCGCTTTACCGACGGTGGATGAGTCGCGAGGAACTGATCGCGGCCGCCCTCGACAGTGTTCGCAGCGACGTGCAAATGCTCGATACAGGTGACCTGCTAGCCGATATCATCACCGCGTACACAATTGATCTGACGTCAACGCCACGCGGGTTTGACCAGCTGCTCCGCAAGCGGCTCGTGCTTGCCCTCGAAGATCGTGAGTTGCAGCTCACATACTGGCGGGCACATGTATCGCGTCGCCGAGTGCCGGTCGCGGCAGCGCTTCGGCGGGGCATCGACTCCGGTCTCCTGCGGACGGACCTCGACATCGATGCCGCACTGGACCTGATCGCTGGGGTCTACTACTACCAGATGGTGGTGCGCGGCGAGCGCACAACCGATCCGGAAACGCAGCGTCGAGTGCACGACGCTATCCGGATGCTGTGGCGGGGGATGCTCGCGGACCGTGAGGACGGCGCGTCACCGCTGGGGCACTCAGGGCTGCCCTGA
- a CDS encoding polyribonucleotide nucleotidyltransferase: MEGPEIKFAEAVLDNGKFGKRTIRFETGRLAQQAQGAVAAYLDEETMLLSATSASKHPKENFDFFPLTVDVEERSYAAGKIPGSFFRREGRPSTEAILVCRLIDRPLRPSFVDGLRNEVQIVITVLSIAPGEFYDALAINAASASTQISGLPFSGPIGGVRLALIPDTNGSGQWVAFPNVAQLADAVFDLTVAGRLVTDKNGNEDVAIMMVEAEATEHSWDLIKGGAVKPDESVVAQGLEAAKPFLAQLVKAQAELAAQSAKEIADYPVFLPYSDETLAAVDALASEELASVYKIADKVERQNADDALKARVKDAIAAKVEAGELPAEANGQVSAAYKSATKKIVRGRILSEGVRIDGRGLSDIRALDAEVQVIPRVHGSAIFQRGETQILGVTTLNMLKMEQQIDSLSPITKKRYLHHYNFPPYSTGETGRVGSPKRREIGHGFLAERALVPVLPSREEFPYAIRQVSEALSSNGSTSMGSVCASTLSLLNAGVPLKAPVAGIAMGLVSDQVDGETRYAALTDILGAEDALGDMDFKVAGTSEFVTAIQLDTKLDGIPSSVLDGALQQAKDARTAILNVINQAIDTPDEMAPTAPRVISVQIPVDKIGELIGPKGKTINAIQDETGADISIEEDGTVYIGAVDGPSAEAARAQVNAIANPTNPEVGEQFLGTVVKLATFGAFVSLLPGKDGLLHISEVRKLAGGKRVENVEDVLGVGQKILVEITKIDDRGKLSLAPVLEEAADQEGSAAHSEGPLEPAEG, from the coding sequence ATGGAAGGTCCAGAAATCAAGTTCGCTGAAGCCGTTCTCGATAACGGCAAGTTCGGCAAGCGCACCATCCGGTTCGAAACCGGACGACTCGCCCAGCAGGCGCAGGGCGCCGTTGCTGCCTACCTCGACGAAGAAACCATGCTGCTGAGCGCCACCAGCGCCAGCAAGCACCCCAAAGAGAACTTCGACTTCTTCCCGCTGACGGTGGATGTCGAAGAGCGGAGCTACGCGGCCGGCAAGATCCCCGGCTCGTTCTTCCGCCGTGAAGGACGCCCGTCCACCGAGGCGATCCTGGTCTGCCGGCTGATCGACCGCCCGCTGCGTCCGTCGTTCGTCGACGGCCTCCGCAACGAGGTGCAGATCGTTATCACCGTGCTGTCGATCGCCCCCGGTGAGTTCTACGACGCGCTGGCCATCAACGCGGCATCTGCGTCGACCCAGATCTCCGGTCTGCCGTTCAGCGGCCCGATCGGTGGCGTGCGCCTGGCGCTCATCCCCGACACCAACGGTTCCGGCCAGTGGGTCGCATTCCCGAACGTGGCGCAGCTCGCTGACGCCGTGTTCGACCTCACCGTCGCCGGCCGCCTTGTCACCGACAAGAACGGCAACGAGGATGTCGCGATCATGATGGTCGAAGCTGAGGCCACCGAGCACAGCTGGGACCTGATCAAGGGCGGCGCCGTCAAGCCCGACGAGTCCGTCGTGGCGCAGGGTCTGGAAGCGGCCAAGCCGTTCCTCGCCCAGCTGGTGAAGGCCCAGGCCGAGCTGGCAGCGCAGAGCGCCAAGGAGATCGCCGACTACCCGGTGTTCCTGCCGTACAGCGACGAGACCCTCGCCGCCGTCGACGCCCTCGCCAGCGAGGAACTCGCCTCGGTGTACAAGATCGCCGACAAGGTCGAGCGCCAGAACGCGGATGACGCGCTCAAGGCTCGCGTCAAGGACGCCATCGCCGCCAAGGTTGAAGCGGGCGAACTGCCTGCCGAAGCCAACGGCCAGGTCAGCGCCGCGTACAAGTCGGCCACCAAGAAGATCGTCCGCGGCCGCATCCTCTCAGAGGGTGTCCGCATCGACGGTCGTGGGCTGTCCGACATCCGCGCGCTCGACGCCGAGGTTCAGGTCATCCCGCGCGTGCACGGTTCCGCGATCTTCCAGCGCGGCGAGACACAGATCCTGGGTGTCACCACGCTGAACATGCTCAAGATGGAGCAGCAGATCGACTCGCTGAGCCCGATCACGAAGAAGCGTTACCTGCACCACTACAACTTCCCGCCCTACTCGACCGGTGAGACCGGCCGGGTTGGTTCGCCGAAGCGTCGCGAGATCGGGCACGGCTTCCTCGCCGAGCGCGCCCTCGTGCCGGTGCTGCCGAGCCGCGAGGAGTTCCCCTACGCGATCCGTCAGGTGTCTGAGGCGCTCAGCTCCAACGGTTCCACCTCGATGGGCTCCGTCTGCGCGTCGACCCTGTCGCTGCTGAACGCCGGTGTGCCGCTGAAGGCTCCCGTCGCCGGTATCGCCATGGGCCTCGTCTCCGACCAGGTCGACGGTGAGACCCGCTACGCGGCACTTACCGACATCCTCGGTGCAGAAGACGCACTCGGCGACATGGACTTCAAGGTCGCCGGTACCAGCGAATTCGTCACCGCGATCCAGCTGGACACCAAGCTCGACGGCATCCCGTCGTCGGTGCTTGATGGTGCGCTGCAGCAGGCGAAGGACGCGCGTACCGCGATCCTGAACGTGATCAACCAGGCCATCGACACGCCTGACGAGATGGCGCCCACCGCGCCGCGCGTCATCAGCGTGCAGATCCCGGTCGACAAGATCGGCGAGCTGATCGGCCCGAAGGGCAAGACGATCAACGCCATCCAGGACGAGACCGGCGCAGACATCTCGATCGAGGAAGACGGCACCGTGTACATCGGCGCTGTCGACGGACCCTCGGCCGAGGCCGCCCGCGCGCAGGTCAACGCCATCGCGAACCCGACCAACCCCGAGGTTGGCGAGCAGTTCCTCGGAACCGTCGTGAAGCTCGCCACCTTTGGCGCCTTCGTGTCGCTGCTCCCGGGCAAGGACGGCCTGCTGCACATCTCTGAGGTGCGCAAGCTCGCCGGTGGCAAGCGTGTCGAGAACGTCGAAGACGTGCTCGGCGTCGGCCAGAAGATCCTGGTGGAGATCACCAAGATCGACGACCGTGGAAAGCTGTCGCTCGCCCCGGTGCTCGAAGAGGCCGCAGACCAGGAGGGCTCCGCTGCACACAGCGAAGGCCCGCTGGAGCCGGCCGAAGGCTAA
- a CDS encoding aldo/keto reductase — protein MTASDSPVEPIENASIPDVATDDSHGQPGHLVPASPVMGEREIDSTGVRILPLGLDGAIFGWAAGAEDSVDVLDAFSEAGGTFISTSNHYAAGRSELMIGNWLRDQPDRDRFLIATKVGRHPDHPGLGANSIKAAVEASLERLATDRIDFLSFDGDHPETPAEESLAAAAELVAEGKVRYLSAAGYSGTRLAEVHAIAEAEGYPMFRSVVAEYSLMERDVVEKDLLPVTVPRGISLFAKTPLASGYLSGQFRTRDDLPSSPMFGQAMQYIGKRGNKVLDALEAVAAEHEQIPGRIALAWLLAKPGVIAALVRAKSREQLAEHLGAVAIQLTRQQMAQLEKAAS, from the coding sequence ATGACCGCTTCGGACAGCCCCGTCGAACCGATCGAGAACGCGTCGATTCCGGATGTCGCTACCGACGACTCGCACGGGCAGCCAGGCCACCTCGTTCCGGCCTCGCCGGTGATGGGCGAACGAGAGATCGACAGCACCGGTGTGCGCATTCTGCCGCTCGGCCTGGACGGCGCCATCTTCGGTTGGGCCGCCGGGGCAGAGGACAGTGTCGACGTGCTCGACGCGTTCAGCGAGGCCGGCGGCACGTTCATCAGCACCTCAAACCATTACGCCGCTGGACGCAGCGAACTGATGATCGGCAACTGGTTGAGAGACCAGCCGGACCGTGACCGTTTCCTCATCGCCACCAAGGTGGGTAGGCATCCGGATCACCCCGGCCTGGGCGCCAACAGCATCAAGGCGGCCGTCGAGGCATCCCTCGAGCGCCTGGCCACCGACCGCATCGACTTCCTGTCGTTTGACGGCGATCATCCCGAGACCCCCGCGGAGGAGAGCCTGGCCGCTGCCGCCGAGCTGGTGGCCGAGGGCAAGGTGCGCTACCTCAGCGCCGCCGGGTACTCCGGCACTCGTCTGGCCGAAGTGCACGCCATCGCCGAGGCCGAGGGCTACCCGATGTTCCGGTCGGTCGTCGCCGAATACTCGCTGATGGAACGGGACGTCGTAGAGAAGGACCTGCTGCCGGTGACCGTGCCGCGCGGGATCAGCCTGTTCGCCAAGACACCGCTCGCGAGCGGGTACCTGTCCGGTCAGTTCCGCACCCGCGACGACCTACCCTCATCGCCCATGTTCGGCCAGGCGATGCAGTACATCGGCAAGCGCGGCAACAAGGTGCTTGACGCGCTGGAGGCCGTCGCGGCAGAGCACGAGCAGATCCCCGGCCGCATCGCCCTGGCCTGGCTGCTGGCGAAGCCGGGCGTGATTGCCGCGCTGGTGCGCGCCAAGAGCCGCGAGCAACTGGCCGAGCACCTCGGTGCGGTGGCGATCCAGCTCACCCGCCAGCAGATGGCGCAGCTGGAGAAGGCCGCCTCCTAA